The Pseudomonas sp. HOU2 DNA window TGCACCTCCAGTCCTTCGCTGATGATCTGCGCCACGGACATCCGTGGACTGAGGCTGCCGAACGGGTCCTGAAAAACCACCTGCATCTGCCGACGCCACGGTCGCAATTGCTTCTGATCGAGGCCGTCGAGGGCGGTGCCCTGAAAACGGATACTGCCCTCGGAGTCGAGCAACCGCAGAATCGCCTGGCCCAGGGTCGACTTGCCCGAGCCGGATTCACCGACAATGCCCAGCGTCTTACCGCGCTGGATATTCAGGCTGATGCCGTCCACCGCACGCAAGTATTGTTTGCGCTGGAACAGACCGCCGCCGACGATGAACTCGACCCGTAGATCAGCCACCTCCAGCACGTTCTCGCGCTCGTCCCGGGGCAGGGCTTCGCCCTCCGGTTCGGCATTCAGCAGCACGCAGCTGTAAGGGTGCTTCGGTTCGGTAAACAGGGTTTCGCACGGCGCCTGCTCGACGATTTCGCCAGCCTTCATCACGCACACCCGTTGCGCAATGCTGCGCACCAGATTGAGGTCGTGGCTGATCAGCAGCAGCGACATGCCCAAGCGTTGTTGCAAGGATTTGAGCAGTAGCAGGATCTTGCGCTGCACCGTCACATCCAACGCCGTGGTCGGCTCGTCAGCGATCAGCAGTTCCGGCTCGCAAGCCAGGGCCATGGCGATCATCACCCGTTGCCGCTGGCCGCCGGACAGCTGATGCGGATAGGCCTTGAGGCGCTCTTTGGGCTTCTGAATGCCCACCAGTTCCAGCAGTTCAAGAATGCGCAGTTGCGCCGCTTTACCGCCCAGGCCGCGATGCACCAACAGCGTTTCGCCGATCTGCTTTTCAATGGTGTGCAGCGGGTTGAGCGAGGTCATCGGCTCCTGGAAGATCATTGCGATCCGATTGCCGCGTAGCTCACGCAAGACCTTTGGATCGGCGCCGAGCAATTCCTGGCCGCGATAGCGAATGCTGCCGCTGGTTTGCGCATCGCTTTCGGGGAGCAGTTGCAGGATCGAATGCGCGGTCACCGATTTGCCCGAGCCCGACTCGCCGACCAGCGCGAGGCACTCGCCGGGGCGGATGTCCAGGCACAGGTTGCGCACCGCCGGCTGGCCATGGAAGGCGACGTTCAGGTCACGGATTTCGATCAGGTTATCAGTCATGGTCACACTTCAGGATCGAGGGTCGAACGCGTCACGCAACGCTTCGCCGATGAACACCAGTAAAGAAAGAATCAGCGCCAGGGTGAAAAACGCCGTCAGCCCTAGCCATGGCGCTTGCAGGTTCTGCTTGCCCTGACCGATCAGCTCGCCCAGCGAGGCACTGCCGGCGGGCATGCCGAAACCGAGGAAGTCGAGAGCGGTGAGGGTGGAAATCGCCCCGGTCAGAATGAACGGCAGGTAACTCAGCGTCGCGTTCATCGCATTCGGCAGGATGTGCCGGAAAATCACCTTGCAGTCGCTCAGGCCCAACGCGCGCGCCGCTTTGACGTATTCCAGATTACGCCCGCGCAGGAACTCGGCGCGCACCACATCCACCAGCGCCAGCCATGAAAACAGCGCCATGATCCCCAGCAGCCACCAGAAATTCGGCTCGACGAAACCGGACAGGATGATCAGCAGGTACAGTACCGGCAATCCGCTCCAGACCTCCAGCAAACGTTGCCCGAGCAGATCGACCCAACCGCCGTAATAGCCTTGCAGGGCGCCGGCCGCGATGCCGATCAGCGCGCTGACGGCGGTCAGCATCAGGGCAAACAGGATCGATACCCGGGCACCGAAAATCACCCGCGCCAACACATCACGCGCCTGATCGTCGGTGCCCAGCCAGTTGACCTTTGAGGGCGGGCTCGGCGCAGGTTGGTTGAGGTCGTAATTGGGCGTGTCATCGCTGAACGGGATCGGCGGGAACAGCAGCCAGCCGCCGTCCTTGCGGATCAGGTTCTGCACATAATCACTGCGGTAATCGGCCTGGAACGGCAGTTGCCCGCCAAATTCCTGTTCGGTGTAGCGCTTGAAGACCGGGAAGTACAGCTGGTTCTGATAGCTGACCAGCAGTGGTTTGTCGTTGGCAATCAGTTCACCGCCCAGCGTCACCACAAACAGTCCGATAAACAGCCACAACGACCACCAGCCACGGCGGTTTTTCTTGAATCGGGCAAAACGGCGGCGGCCCAGAGGCGAGAGCTTGAACATCAGGCATTCCTCGCGGCGAAGTCGATACGCGGATCGACCAGGGTGTAGCACAGGTCGCCGATCAGTTTTATCAGCAGGCCGAACAGGGTGAAGATGAACAGCGAGCCGAACACCACCGGATAGTCTCGGGAAACCGCCGCTTCGTAGCTCATGCGGCCGAGACCATCGAGGGAAAAGATCACTTCGATCAGCAGCGAGCCGGCAAAGAACACACTGATGAACGCCTGCGGAATCCCCGAGACCACCAGCAGCATTGCGTTGCGGAACACGTGGCCGTAAAGCACGCGCCGTTCGCTCAAGCCTTTGGCTCGGGCGGTGACCACGTACTGGCGGGTGATTTCATTGAGGAACGAGTTCTTGGTGAGGATCGTCAGCGTGGCGAAGCCGCCGATCACCAGTGCCGTCACCGGCAACACCAGATGCCAGAAGTAATCGGCGATCTTGCCCAGGGTCGACAGCGATTCGAAGTTGTCGGATACCAGTCCGCGCACCGGGAACCAGTTCAATGACGTGCCACCGGCAAACACCACGATCAGAAACATCGCGAACAGAAACGCCGGCATCGCGTAGCCGATGATGATCGCGGTGCTGCTCCAGATGTCGAAATGGCTGCCGTGATGCACCGCTTTGCGGATACCCAGCGGGATCGACACCAGATAGGTGATCAGCGTCGCCCACAAGCCGAGGGAAATGGTCACCGGCATTTTTTCCAGAATCAGGTCGGTGACCGTCGCACCGCGGAAAAAGCTTTTGCCGAAGTCCAGCTGTGCGTAGTTCTTGAGCATCAGCCACAGGCGTTCATGCGCCGGCTTGTCGAAACCGTATTGCTTTTCGATGTCCTTGATCAGTTGCGGATCGAGGCCACGGCTGGCACGCGAAGTGTTGCTCATGGTTTCGCTGGCACTGCCACCGACACTCGCACCGCCGATCCCTTGCAGATGGGCGATGGCCTGTTCGACCGGTCCACCGGGCGCCGCCTGAATGATCACGAAATTGACCAGCAGGATGATCACCAGCGTCGGAATGATCAGCAGCAGGCGCCGCAGAATGTATGCCCACATCAGTGCGGTCCTCCGGGTCTGCCACGGCCGATTTTTTCGGCGGTCATCTGCTGGTTGGTCAACGGCGTGCTGCTGATTTCCCACCAGCTCTCGATGGCTTCGTCATTGCTGGCCTGGATCGCCGGCATGCCGAAACGGTTCCACCAGACGGTCGAGGTGCCTGGCGGGTAATAGTTGGGAATCCAGTAGTAGTTCCATTGCAGCACCCGGTCCAGGGCGTGGGCGTAGTGCAGCATGTCGCTCTGGGTCGAGGCGCGGATCAGGCCGTTGATCAATGTGTCGACTGCCGGATTTTTCAGCACCATGTAGTTATTGGCGCCGGGATCGTTAGCCGATATCGAACCGAAGTAGTTGAGCAACTCGCCACCCGGAGACGTGCTGACCGGGTAGCCGGTGACAATCATGTCGTAGTCACGGCTCATCAGGCGATTGACGTATTGCGAGGAGTCGATGCGACGGATATTCAGGTCGATACCGATCTGTTTCAGCGTGCGTTTGTAAGGCAGCAGCAGGCGATCCATGCCGTTCTGGCTGACCAGAAAGGTAAAGCTCAGCGGCTCGCCCTCGGCGTTGACCAGTTGATCGCCATCAGGTTTCCAGCCGGCCTGTTCGAGCAACTGCAGCGCTTGCAGCTGTTTGTCGCGGATCAGGCCGCTGCCATCGGTTTTCGGCGCCTCGAAGACCTGAGTGAAGACCTCGTCGGGAACCTGCCCGCGCAACGGCTCGAGGATTTTCAGTTCGGCGGCATCCGGCAGCTCGCGGGCGGCCAGTGCGGTGTTGGAGAAATAGCTTTGCTGGCGGATGTACATGTTGCGCATCATCTGCCGGTTGCTCCACTCGAAATCCCAGAGCATCGCGAGCGCCTGGCGTACCCGACGGTCCTGAAACATCGGTTTCTGCAGATTGAACACGAAACCCTGAGCTGATTGCGGAGCCTCGGTGGCCAAATGGGCCTTCTGCAAACGACCGTCACTCAGCGCAGGGCTGTCGTAACCGATCGAATAGCCGGTGGCGGAAAACTCGCGGTTGTAGTCATAGGCACCGCCGCGCAATACCTGGCGGGCGACATCGGTATCGCCGAAATACTCGATGCTGAAGTGATCGAAGTTGTACAGGCCGCGACTGACCGGCAGATCCTTGCCCCACCAGTCCGGGTTGCGCTCAAAGGTGATGCTGCGCCCGGAGTCAACCTTGCCGACCCGATACGGGCCGCTGCCCAGTGGTGGTTCATAGCCACCGCCGCCGGCGAAGTCGCGGGTTTTCCACCAGTGCTCGGGGAATACCGGCAGGGTGGCGATGTCCAGCGGCAAGGTGCGGTTCTCGTTGCTTTTGAAGTCGAAGCGCACGGTCAGCGGCGCTTCCACTTCCACGCCTTTGACGTCGGCGAACTGCGTGCGATAGCGCAGGCTGCCCTGGGTCATCAGCAGGTCATAGGTGTAGCGCACGTCTTCGGCAGTGATCGGCTTGCCGTCAGCGAAGCGTGCCTTGGGATCGATGAAGAAGCGCAGCGACAGGCCATCTTCCGAGCGCTCCATCTTTTGTGCCACCAGGCCGTAGACGGTGTAAGGCTCGTCCATCGAACGCTGGGCCAGCGGCGAATAGAGCATGCCGTCGATCTGGGTGACGCCGATGCCTTTGTCTATATAAGGCAGGATGTGATCGAAATGCCCGATCTCTATCGCCGAACGGCGCAGGGTGCCACCCTTGGGCGCCTGCGGATTGGTGTAGTCGAAGTGGCTGAAACCGGCCGGGTATTTGGCAGGTTCGCCATAGACGGTCAACGCGTGTTGCGGGGCAGCGTCCACACCAGCGGCGCCCAACAGCAGGGCCACGGCAGTGAACAGCAAGGTCGGGAAAGCCAGTCGCATTGTCAGCCTTAAAGCCGGGTGATCGATAAGCGCAATTTGTACGCGAGCGGCGCGTCAGTCGCCAGCCGTATCCTGTAACCAAAACACAACGGCCCACCAAAAGGCGGGCCGTTGCACAGCAGACCGGACGCGGGATCAGTCCTGGCGGCTGGTGACTTCGAGCAGGTGATAACCGAACTGGGTCTTCACCGGGCCTTGCACGACGTTGATCGGCGCGCTGAAGACCACGGTGTCGAATTCCTTGACCATCTGGCCAGGACCGAACGAACCCAGGTCGCCGCCCTGACGGCTGGACGGGCAGGTGGAATTGGCCTTGGCGACTTCGGCGAAATCAGCACCGCCTTCGATCTGGGCCTTGAGTTCGTTGCACTTGTCTTCGCTGGAAACCAGGATGTGGCGGGCAGTGGCTTTAGCCATGGGGAAAATCTCCAATCTATTTCAGTAAAGTGTGGAGCCTACCGGATTCAGTAAGCGATTTCTCGGCAAAGTTCCACTCGGTACATTGACGTACATCTACAGTTGCGCTGCCTTCAGGCGCATCGCGTGCTCGACATAGAGTCCGATGGAATCAAGACCGGGTTTGCGCAAACCGTCTGGACGACGCAGGCTGGCGAGATGATTGAGGGGGTAGTCGGAGCGGATGACCCGGCCCAGATGCGAGCTGTAGCGGCCGACGAAACCATCGTTCTGTCCGGCCTCGATGACAAAATGGCCCGCCAGTGCCCGGCAGACGGCATGTACCGGATCCATTGTCTGTAACAAATCGTCTTGCAGCGTACCGCTCCAGGAATAGTAGTGAACGCCGTTGACCTGCTCCGCACCTTGACCGCCCCATGTCGCAGGCAGACCTTGCGGGTACTTTCTGTTGAATTGGCCGACACCTGTGGTCGTCAGAGCGTTGAGTGCCGCCACGGCTTGCTGTGGCAGGGCATGTTGACCGCTGAGCAGCGACAGGAGGTCCGCGAATCGGCTTGCCAGTTGTTCCGCCACCTGCTCCGGCAGGCTCCCCGGAATCAATGCGCGGCGCAATGCATCAGCGAGTTCCGAGCCGTGGTTGGGGCCGCTGACCGAGGTGACCGAAGCGATTTTTTCCGGCGCCAGCGCAGCGGCGTAACGACAGGCCAACGCGCCCTGGCTATGTCCGATCAGGTTGACCTTGCCGGCGCCTGTTCCTTGCAGAACGCGTTCGATCTGCGACATCAATTGCTGGCCGCGTACTTCGTTGTCATGGGTCGCAGACAGCTGCGGCACAAACACTTGTCCGCCAGCCGCTCTCAGCGCTTGCTTGACATCATGAAAAAGCTCGAAACGGCCGATACGGTCAAACCCGAACAGGCCATGGACCAAAAGGATGGGGTAGCGAGTTGTCGCATTCCGTTGCATGTTCCTGCCTCTTTTGCTGATGCTGGTCAGTGGTTGGTGCGTGCCACTGTAAAACAGGCCTGCGGGTTGGCGATGTCTGAAAAATCCTCGGAGTGGAGGGGAATCTGGACTAAAAATGGTGCGAATTTTCGTTTCTGCTTGAGGGGCTAGTCGGAACATTTGGCAATCTTTTGCCGCGTATGGACCGATTCGCTGCCGTCTGCCTACGTCGTGCGGCGTGTTTACCTCGGGGGTGCGGGGCTTCGGGCTGACTTCGCCCATTCGCTGGATGATGTTCAATGGAATTCGTTCGACGCTGCCTTGATGGTGGCGTTCTATCCAAGGAATGGAGCTGCGAATGTCTATCTACGAAGTCACTAGCGAGTCTTGTGCAATGCCGGCAGAAAATGCCTTCCCCTTGTCGGTTGCCACCGAGGGGGCTGGTCATCTGAGCCTGAAGGTGGACGGTGAAAATCTCGAATTCAACTATCGGCCGATACCTGCACCGGCGTCATCGCCAGCCTTGTACCTGTCTGCCCCGGTGATCGAAGTGTTGGAGGGCGGGATGCTTGATCCTTCTCTGAGCAACGCATTCGTCAGGATTGCGCCATATCCGAACATGCTCTGCGGCGACAAACTGGTGCTGAGCTGGCAAGGGCTCGACGATGAAGGACTGGCTTATAGTCATGAAGCCACTCGCTCGGTAAGCGAAGGTCAGGTGGGCGCGGAAATCGTCTTTGTCATAAAAGGTCAGCACGTTGCGGCGCTGGAGCGTGGCTCACTGGAGGTTTACTGGACGCTACACAGCGTTGCACTGTCCCAACCGGTGTCATCCCGTCGCCTGCAGCTGGATGTGGGCGATCCCGAGCCTGGGCTGCTTGCACCAATCATTGAAGAAACAGTCGGTGGAACGCTCGACCCATCCCGTGTTCCGCAGGGGACAAGTGTCATCGTCCGGCCCTATGCCCGGATGGCTGCCGGTGACCGCATCAGCCTGTCCTGGCAGGGCGCCGAGGGGATGCCGGTGTTCAATGATGTGCTAATCGTAGAACCGTTTGCCGTTGGTCAGGCGCTGTCTTTCTGGATAACCGCCGATCGCATCTCGGCTCATTCCACACAAGAGGTGAGCGTCAGTTACCGGGTTGAATCAGCAGCGGCGCAGGTGAGGAACTCCGTGAGCTCGCGAGTTCTGATCGCACCGTTGATTCGAGGAGATCTTGCGGCACCCCAAGTGCTGGAAGCACAAGACGGTGAGCTGGAGGCTGCAGACACCGTGGACGGGGTTACCGTGGTGATTGGCGATGCCCAGGCCGAGGAAGGAGAGTTGGTGTACCTGAAATGCGATGGAGAGTACTTCAGTCATCGCGATGACCGGGACATCACTCGGGAAAACGCCGGGCAACCTCTGGTATTCATCGTGCCGTACCGCTTCTGGCGCGAGCATCGGGAAACCGTAGTGCAGGTATCGTATTTGGTGGAGCGACTGGATGATGCCAGTCAGGCTTCCGGTATTACCCGCATTCGGGTGCGGGCGTAACCCTGGATTGAGCGATGGTTCGACCTTTGCGGGTTTTTGATTCGACCCGCAAAGGCGGTTCTGACCGTCAGGTTTTAAGCCGTTTGGCCGCGTTCGACAACAACTGCTCCGTTGCACTGAACCCCAGGCAACCATCGGTGACCGATACGCCATAGCGCAGGGCAGGGCTCAAAGGCTGACAGCCCTCGAACAGATGGGATTCGATCATCATGCCGATCAAGGTGCGATCACCTTGCAGGCGTTGTTCGAGCACCTCGTTGAACACGTCAGGCTGGCGCAGTGGATCCTTGCCGCTGTTCGCGTGGCTGCAGTCGACCATGATACGGCTCGGTATCTTCAGGCGGTTCAGGTCGGCATGTACCCGGGCGACGCTTTCGCGATCGTAGTTCGGGCCTTGATGACCACCGCGCAGTACCAGGTGCGTATCGGGGTTGCCGGGCGTCTGAATGATTGCCGGGTGCCCTTGGCTGTCGACGCCGAAGTGTCGATGCGGGTGGGCTGCCGAACGCATGGCATCGACCGCCACGGTTACGCCACCGTCGGTGCCGTTCTTGAAGCCAACGGGCATGCTCAGGCCGCTGGCCATTTCCCGATGGATCTGCGACTCGGTGGTGCGTGCACCGATGGCAACCCAACTGAGCAGGTCGTCGAAGTAGCCGGCGGCCATTGGTTGCAGCAGCTCGGTCGCGATGGGCAGTCCCAGGTGGATCATCTCAAGCATCAATTCACGCGACAGGGTCAGGCCGGCGGCCATGTCATCGCTGCCATCGAGGTGCGGGTCGTACGCCAGGCCTTTCCAGCCGACGGTGGTGCGTGGTTTTTCGATGTAGGCGCGCATCACCAGCAACATCTCGTCGCTGACTTCATGGGCCAGGCGGGAAAGTTTTTCGGCGTATTCGAGTGCGGAACGCGGGTCATGAATCGAGCAAGGGCCGACGACGACCAGCAGACGATGGTCTTCGCCATTGAGAATCGCGCGTACCGCCTGGCGGTGGGCTGCGACTTGCTGGGCGAGGGCATTGCTCAGGGGCAATTGCTGTTTGAGCTGTAACGAGCTGGGCAGACGCAGGGTCAGTGCTTCGTTGGCAGAGTTCAGGGTGGTCAGTGGCAGAGCAGAAACAGACGAGTTCATATTCGGAATTCCTGGGCTGGCGGCGGGTGCTTCCCGCTCACTCGGCCCTACTGGGGTGTTCGACAATTGGCCGTATTGGCTGCGTGTGAGTGCTTGCCACCTGTGGGTGACCGATCGGAGGCGGCAGGCTGTCCCGAGCGGAGGCTGCTAAATCGCCAGGCGGTAAAAGTGTCGTAACGGTAATAAGTGGCGTAGTTCATGTGGTGATTCCTCAAAGTGTCTGGTGTGTTGCTGAAAAATTTCGGGCCTGAAAAAACAAAACCCCCGGTCGGGAGGCCGACCGGGGGTTGAGAATTCTCTGGTAGGCGACCCGTTTTCATGGGCGCCGTGTGGGTATCAGGCGCGCCAGTGGCTAAACCAATACCCAAAATAAAAGCTTGCTGGAGCGCACACGTCATTCGCCCGGGCAGCCGCAACCGAGCGCAGGGCGCTGGCGGAACGAAGCTGTGAGAGGGCGTTGAACATGGTTTGTCTCCGATGAATGCGCCGAGCTTACTAGAGGCCCGTACGCCTGAGCAATCAGAAATTGCTATCGATCATTCAAGGCGTTACCTATCGTTCTGGTGCCTCGGACGTTGTGACACACTGAGATTTTGCGCAAGCCCAAGGATGAATAATGTCGACGTTCACCATTGCTGCAGCCCAATCGTTTTCCGTTGCCGGTGATCTGGCGGCGAACATCGCCCGTCATTTGCGCTTCATGGCCGTGGCGGCTGAGCAGGGCGTCGAGCTGCTGGTGTTCCCGGAGCTGTCGCTGACAGGCTACGAAGGCCAGATGGCCGCCGACCTGGCAATCGATCCGCAGGGCACGGTGCTGCAACGCTTGCGCGATCGCGCTCGCGAGCTGGGCCTCACAGCTGTCGTCGGCATGCCGATTCGCCACGAGGACAGTGCGCAGGTATTGATCGGCGCGCTGACGTTAGCCGGGGACGGTTCTCTCAAGGTTTACAGCAAACAACATTTGCACAGTGGCGAAGAACTCTTTTATGCCTCTGGGGCTGGTGGTTCTACCTTGCGGATAGCCAGCGATACCGTCGCGCTGGCGGTCTGTGCTGATTTTTCCCACGCCAGTCACGCGGCAGCGGCCGCCGAGGTTGGCGCCGACCTGTACGCAGCAGGCGTGCTGATTGGCGAGAAAGGTTATGGCGTAGATAGCGCAATATTGCAGGGCTATGCCCAAAACCACTTAATGGCGGTGCTGATGGCCAATCACGCCGGGCTCACGGGTGGATGGCAATCGGCGGGTCGCAGTGCAGTCTGGTCTGAAAATGGCACGCTGGTCGCCGCCGCGCCAGGCCCTGGTGAACTGTTGGTCGTCGCGCGACGTGATGCCGGCGAATGGCAGGGACGGGTAGTACCCGTGGTGGTGGGGCAATGACTTACCGTTTGCGTCGCGCCGAACAGTCTGATCGGGTATTTGCCCGAGAGCTGACGTGTCAGAACATGCTGCGCTATTACATTGCCCATGATCTGCTGTGGCAGGACGAAGCATTCGACGTTGCCTGGGAAGGCCGGGACAACTGGCTGATCCTACTTGGTGAAATTCCTGTGGGATTTTTCAGTCTCAGTCGCGATCGCCGAGCCTTGTACATACGCGAGCTGCAGATAGCCGAGGCCTCTCGCAGGCAGGGTGCAGGATCCTGGGCGATTGATCAGGTTGTCGCCCTGGCTTGTGGCGAAAAACTCCAGGCACTGCGTTTGACAGTATTCAAAAATAATCCGGCGCAAAGTCTGTATAAGAGAAAAGGCTTCAAG harbors:
- a CDS encoding GNAT family N-acetyltransferase encodes the protein MTYRLRRAEQSDRVFARELTCQNMLRYYIAHDLLWQDEAFDVAWEGRDNWLILLGEIPVGFFSLSRDRRALYIRELQIAEASRRQGAGSWAIDQVVALACGEKLQALRLTVFKNNPAQSLYKRKGFKVCGEDECFLRMQLDFGTPVL
- a CDS encoding 3-deoxy-7-phosphoheptulonate synthase, producing the protein MNSSVSALPLTTLNSANEALTLRLPSSLQLKQQLPLSNALAQQVAAHRQAVRAILNGEDHRLLVVVGPCSIHDPRSALEYAEKLSRLAHEVSDEMLLVMRAYIEKPRTTVGWKGLAYDPHLDGSDDMAAGLTLSRELMLEMIHLGLPIATELLQPMAAGYFDDLLSWVAIGARTTESQIHREMASGLSMPVGFKNGTDGGVTVAVDAMRSAAHPHRHFGVDSQGHPAIIQTPGNPDTHLVLRGGHQGPNYDRESVARVHADLNRLKIPSRIMVDCSHANSGKDPLRQPDVFNEVLEQRLQGDRTLIGMMIESHLFEGCQPLSPALRYGVSVTDGCLGFSATEQLLSNAAKRLKT
- a CDS encoding triacylglycerol lipase, which codes for MQRNATTRYPILLVHGLFGFDRIGRFELFHDVKQALRAAGGQVFVPQLSATHDNEVRGQQLMSQIERVLQGTGAGKVNLIGHSQGALACRYAAALAPEKIASVTSVSGPNHGSELADALRRALIPGSLPEQVAEQLASRFADLLSLLSGQHALPQQAVAALNALTTTGVGQFNRKYPQGLPATWGGQGAEQVNGVHYYSWSGTLQDDLLQTMDPVHAVCRALAGHFVIEAGQNDGFVGRYSSHLGRVIRSDYPLNHLASLRRPDGLRKPGLDSIGLYVEHAMRLKAAQL
- a CDS encoding peptidylprolyl isomerase, producing MAKATARHILVSSEDKCNELKAQIEGGADFAEVAKANSTCPSSRQGGDLGSFGPGQMVKEFDTVVFSAPINVVQGPVKTQFGYHLLEVTSRQD
- a CDS encoding ABC transporter permease; this translates as MFKLSPLGRRRFARFKKNRRGWWSLWLFIGLFVVTLGGELIANDKPLLVSYQNQLYFPVFKRYTEQEFGGQLPFQADYRSDYVQNLIRKDGGWLLFPPIPFSDDTPNYDLNQPAPSPPSKVNWLGTDDQARDVLARVIFGARVSILFALMLTAVSALIGIAAGALQGYYGGWVDLLGQRLLEVWSGLPVLYLLIILSGFVEPNFWWLLGIMALFSWLALVDVVRAEFLRGRNLEYVKAARALGLSDCKVIFRHILPNAMNATLSYLPFILTGAISTLTALDFLGFGMPAGSASLGELIGQGKQNLQAPWLGLTAFFTLALILSLLVFIGEALRDAFDPRS
- a CDS encoding carbon-nitrogen hydrolase family protein; protein product: MSTFTIAAAQSFSVAGDLAANIARHLRFMAVAAEQGVELLVFPELSLTGYEGQMAADLAIDPQGTVLQRLRDRARELGLTAVVGMPIRHEDSAQVLIGALTLAGDGSLKVYSKQHLHSGEELFYASGAGGSTLRIASDTVALAVCADFSHASHAAAAAEVGADLYAAGVLIGEKGYGVDSAILQGYAQNHLMAVLMANHAGLTGGWQSAGRSAVWSENGTLVAAAPGPGELLVVARRDAGEWQGRVVPVVVGQ
- a CDS encoding ABC transporter ATP-binding protein; protein product: MTDNLIEIRDLNVAFHGQPAVRNLCLDIRPGECLALVGESGSGKSVTAHSILQLLPESDAQTSGSIRYRGQELLGADPKVLRELRGNRIAMIFQEPMTSLNPLHTIEKQIGETLLVHRGLGGKAAQLRILELLELVGIQKPKERLKAYPHQLSGGQRQRVMIAMALACEPELLIADEPTTALDVTVQRKILLLLKSLQQRLGMSLLLISHDLNLVRSIAQRVCVMKAGEIVEQAPCETLFTEPKHPYSCVLLNAEPEGEALPRDERENVLEVADLRVEFIVGGGLFQRKQYLRAVDGISLNIQRGKTLGIVGESGSGKSTLGQAILRLLDSEGSIRFQGTALDGLDQKQLRPWRRQMQVVFQDPFGSLSPRMSVAQIISEGLEVHCQSSAEECDAQVIRVLKEVGLDPESRHRYPHEFSGGQRQRIAIARALVLKPALILLDEPTSALDRTVQKQVVALLRDLQEKHGLTYLFISHDLAVVRALAHDMIVIKDGKVVERGASHEVFDSPQHPYTKELLAAAHPG
- a CDS encoding microcin C ABC transporter permease YejB is translated as MWAYILRRLLLIIPTLVIILLVNFVIIQAAPGGPVEQAIAHLQGIGGASVGGSASETMSNTSRASRGLDPQLIKDIEKQYGFDKPAHERLWLMLKNYAQLDFGKSFFRGATVTDLILEKMPVTISLGLWATLITYLVSIPLGIRKAVHHGSHFDIWSSTAIIIGYAMPAFLFAMFLIVVFAGGTSLNWFPVRGLVSDNFESLSTLGKIADYFWHLVLPVTALVIGGFATLTILTKNSFLNEITRQYVVTARAKGLSERRVLYGHVFRNAMLLVVSGIPQAFISVFFAGSLLIEVIFSLDGLGRMSYEAAVSRDYPVVFGSLFIFTLFGLLIKLIGDLCYTLVDPRIDFAARNA
- a CDS encoding extracellular solute-binding protein, which gives rise to MRLAFPTLLFTAVALLLGAAGVDAAPQHALTVYGEPAKYPAGFSHFDYTNPQAPKGGTLRRSAIEIGHFDHILPYIDKGIGVTQIDGMLYSPLAQRSMDEPYTVYGLVAQKMERSEDGLSLRFFIDPKARFADGKPITAEDVRYTYDLLMTQGSLRYRTQFADVKGVEVEAPLTVRFDFKSNENRTLPLDIATLPVFPEHWWKTRDFAGGGGYEPPLGSGPYRVGKVDSGRSITFERNPDWWGKDLPVSRGLYNFDHFSIEYFGDTDVARQVLRGGAYDYNREFSATGYSIGYDSPALSDGRLQKAHLATEAPQSAQGFVFNLQKPMFQDRRVRQALAMLWDFEWSNRQMMRNMYIRQQSYFSNTALAARELPDAAELKILEPLRGQVPDEVFTQVFEAPKTDGSGLIRDKQLQALQLLEQAGWKPDGDQLVNAEGEPLSFTFLVSQNGMDRLLLPYKRTLKQIGIDLNIRRIDSSQYVNRLMSRDYDMIVTGYPVSTSPGGELLNYFGSISANDPGANNYMVLKNPAVDTLINGLIRASTQSDMLHYAHALDRVLQWNYYWIPNYYPPGTSTVWWNRFGMPAIQASNDEAIESWWEISSTPLTNQQMTAEKIGRGRPGGPH